The stretch of DNA tatacacactgtgtgttTGGTTGAAGCTCTCTGCTGAAGATACGCTCTTACCTTTGAGACATTACCAGTAATTCTGCTCAAAGCAGCAAAAGACCTCCAGGTAAAGGGTCTCAGAGCAGCACCTTGGAATGACTCATCAACTCTCTCCACCACAACCGAGTAGCTGCAAATAACAATAGAAGCAGTTGTAGTAACTTGCACATGTCTCCAAAATGTTGATTAATAaatgtctgtagctttaaatcACATCAATCCATTTTCTATAACACTTTGCAAATGTGATAATTCAATGATCAAGGACACAGTCCAGAATGGATTCACTGTTTTCTATTCAGGTGGTTTGTTGATTTTGTttggactgtttttttttattcaggtttTTGATTTCAACCTCTTCTTCCACTCTAGGCCTAATACACTGACACAGACCCATTTATCCACTATTTCGTTCCATGTTGTTCATGTAAAGCTGAGATAAAAGAGTAACACTAACCTTGCATGATAAAACGGCGGTCCTTTCCGATAGAGCGCTGTTGAAGAAACCAAAATATTTAAGACAAGGCTAGTACTGCCTCTGGAACAAAGACACAAGTAACTCTACACTACTCCGGACACGAGAGTAGCGTGTCCGAAGTGTGGCCGAGAAGCAATGACTTCAGTCTCGTGCTCTTCAAGTTCACTGCCAAGAGTCAGTTTCCTGGCCTTGACATTCAAACAGTGGGGGAACAGGTAAGGGGATCAAGGAAAGCAATGCTTAATCCATCTAAATAATTTACCCATCATCCTCCAGTGATATCGGAAATTCTCTCGCTGTGATTGCAATCGGGTGTGGAGTTTGACATCAAGAAATGAGACACAACTGTCCAATTCCTCTGATGACAAGTTTCCCAATTCGGGTCGCTTCGCCCTGTGTTTTGTAAACATCCACTAGGAAATTTGGAAGGGCTTTTGGAAGGccctttatttacattttaacagaTCCAAGGATCCTATTTATTTTTCATGGGAAGCATTAGTTTTCCTGgcatgtcagaagtggaacATCAGAAATGTGCTTTCTTACTTAAATCTGTCCCATATTTAATCCCAGATTTGGGAACCCAGCCTTTACTACGGAAATAGTGATAGGCTGCGTAGGTGATCTCAAAGTTGGGCTGAACTGATCGAAACAGTCTCCAAGCTTGAAGCACTGACAGGGGttcctggggaaaaaaaaaagttaaaatatataatttctaaTTTAACCATCTGGAAAATATGACATGACCATCTATAGAGCTTGTGTGTTCTCTTTATGACACGTGGAAAACTTACCCCATCGTAGTAAATTGATAAGCATCCTAAAGCATAAACCAGAAAGAAAGCCTAGAAGATAAAAGAGCATGAGTGATTAGTAATGAAAGAAAACACTCCCCTGATAAGTCACACTAAAGCTCAGTAGCCTTTTTTCTGTTAGTCTATGTGGGTGGGAATAGGTTCACTTAGGAATTTTTTGTGAATTGCACTGTCACTGCCAATGTTTTAAACTTATGATAGCTTTTTACCATCACTTAACACCAGTGCATTTGACTGGAAGGTAAAAACTACACCAGGGTCAGTAAATAACCGAACATAACATTTCTGACCGTTTGCCATGACCCTCAGAATACACCCTTGGGTAAATTCTATCTGTAATGAATTAGGTTTTATTCTTATTCATCAACTGGAGTATTAAAGTCAGCACGTTTATCCTTCAGGGAGGCCTGTGTTAATATTGGCTTGTGGCAGAAGGGGGCACGGACAAGCCACAGCTGAACATTTTCACAGCTTCATCTACTGTTTGTACTGGCTCTACGTGTTGAATTCCCTTTATTAAATCCAGCTGTGACAATACGGTTTACTTGAGGTATTTATCATGTCCTGATCTGAGTAGTAGTAGGCCACTGCAGTAGGGCCTTATACAAGATACAGCTGTACATAATGAATGCATATTAAAATGAAAGCATGTGCGTTACCTCTTCATAACTGAGCTGTAGGTATTCCATCATGTTAAAGGGGTTGATTCTGCAAACAAGCTTGGCTGTACTGACCTTGAACACAGGAAAGAATTAAACATgaagtgcatgtgtgtttgataAATGAATGGAATCTAAAACTTAGTCCAATTAATACAGCTGTGAATTTGCTTTGCCAGTTATTTTTGTCATTTGCTCAATTAAGAATGAAACAAAATATGGATTTACCTAATAATGGATGCCCCAATCTGACCCTTAGAAGGCAGAGTTATCACCTCCAACAAAAAAAAGCATGGTGCATTTTTTACTTAACTATTTCTCACTCATAGCTCGCAGTTTATTATCATATCTgttaattatgtaattacattttaaaaagtactgtaaatgtaCGATAATGAATCTAGAATTCAGAGGTTTAAGATCAACCCCTTCATCATTCTGGCATCTCCTATTTTTTGTATGCTTGTATATATTTACCCTGGACTCATCATCCTGTTCTGGATCCCCACAGCTTCCTTCACAGGGTTCCTCCACCAGAACATATCCATGAGCTACAGACGACCTATTGTTTTCTGGATCAAACTTGGACAGGACACTCATAATCTGGCTTTCTTCCAGTTTACATCCACAGTGCACAATCCAGTCATCATGTCGTTTGCATTTCACCTTGGCAAGCGCATTCGGATCGACCTGCTCAGGTTCTTGAGGATAGAGTTTAGCTAGAGGATCATACAGAGGATCTCCTTGCCTACGTGTTTTCAAGGCTTCAGAGCTGTCTGAGTGCTTCCCTTCCTCATTCTGACCATTTCCAGTCGCTACAAAATCCATTGACTGCTCCTGATTTAAACAATCTAAAGATGGAGCCTTTGATGCTCCCAAATCTGGACTTTCCTTTTCTCTAAATTGTTCTTCATTTTCATGCTCTTCAGTTGGTTCTTGTCTTATATCCAGATCAACTGGACGTGTTAACTTTTCCAAAACTTGATCGACAACCTCTTCATCTAATCCCTGAGCCAGAAGAGCAGAGCGGGCCATTCTCACATGTTTCTGATATCTAAAACAGAAGAAAGATTGCATGTTTAAATTGACTGCACAGTTTAAAATGGCAGCatgggcattcattcattcattatctgtaaccgcttatccagttcagggtcgcggtgggtccattgggcgcaaggcaggaatacacactggagggggcgccagtccttcacagggcaacacacacactcacacattcactcacacacacacacacctacggacactttttgaatcgccaatccacctaccaatgtgtgcttttggactgtgggaggaaaccggagcacccagaggaaacccacacagacacagagagaacacaccacactcctcacagacagtcacccagaggaaacccacgcagacacagggagaacacaccaaactcctcacagacagtcaaccggaggaaacccacgcagacacagggagaacacaccacactcctcacagacagtcaaccggaggaaacccacgcagacacagaaagaacacaccacactcctcacagacagtcacccggaggaaacccacgcagacacagggagaacacaccacactcctcacagacagtcaaccggaggaaacccacgcagacacagggagaacacaccacactcctcacagacagtcaaccggaggaaacccacgcagacacagggagaacacaccacactcctcacagacagtcacccggaggaaatccacgcagacacagggagaacacgccatactcttcacagacagtcacccggaggaaacccacacagacacagggagaacactccacactcctcacagacagtcaaccagaggaaacccacgcagacacagggagaacacaccacactcctcacagacagtcaaccggaggaaacccacgcagacacagaaagaacacaccacactcctcacagacagtcacccagaggaaagccacgcagacacagggagaacacaccacactcctcacagacagtcaaccggaggaaatccacgcagacacagggagaacacaccacactcctcacagacagtcacccggaggaaatccacgcagacacagggagaacacaccacactcctcacagacagtcaccccggaatcgaacccacaacctccaggtccctggagctgtgtgactgtgacattacctgctgcaccaccatgccgccctagcATGGGCATATTATAGATATTATCCTGGTTAATAATTTTTGGCAAGTTATAACAATCACAGTATATTTTTCTCTTAGTTTAGTAACTTGCAAGCGAGCATCTTCACTGGACTGCTCAATATGCCAATTCTATCATATCAGCTAACAGATATTCACACAATTATAGCACCTAGCAGCAAAggtgaataaaatatatatataaaaaagcaatCATAATTAAGAGGCTTCAAATGACCTACCTTGATAAGGTGATAACAGGAAAATATTTTTCACCTGCGTCTAGATAtagagaataataaaaaaaaattggcattttattatattgtattttaacATACAATTATAAGCATAGTTTGTCAGGATGAAACCATGCCCAATAACACCCACATTCATATCGTTCTGAAATACTGTGCTCTGGT from Hoplias malabaricus isolate fHopMal1 chromosome 5, fHopMal1.hap1, whole genome shotgun sequence encodes:
- the tsen2 gene encoding tRNA-splicing endonuclease subunit Sen2, which produces MEAVFQAPKRRPKVYETFESPLPVPINEESSPPQINLVYKAEIINQHVVVQEPNHIQALYGQGYFGKGIMSRSRPEHSISERYEYAGEKYFPVITLSRYQKHVRMARSALLAQGLDEEVVDQVLEKLTRPVDLDIRQEPTEEHENEEQFREKESPDLGASKAPSLDCLNQEQSMDFVATGNGQNEEGKHSDSSEALKTRRQGDPLYDPLAKLYPQEPEQVDPNALAKVKCKRHDDWIVHCGCKLEESQIMSVLSKFDPENNRSSVAHGYVLVEEPCEGSCGDPEQDDESRVSTAKLVCRINPFNMMEYLQLSYEEAFFLVYALGCLSIYYDGEPLSVLQAWRLFRSVQPNFEITYAAYHYFRSKGWVPKSGIKYGTDLTLYRKGPPFYHASYSVVVERVDESFQGAALRPFTWRSFAALSRITGNVSKELMLCYIITPSDLKKEEVSSPEFLKRVRVQELIVSRWISSRERTEQDEI